The following proteins are encoded in a genomic region of Phaeodactylum tricornutum CCAP 1055/1 chromosome 1, whole genome shotgun sequence:
- a CDS encoding predicted protein (similar to Erythrobacter NAP1), with translation MSLQALNSPPLIAVAGAAVLSAIPSLQAVGFSLGSLQLLNAAAFATNVAAVSVPGRIDGQQDAEMRKEVLNPAEPGSGNTSSKDNESCSTFSDVYSASRGRTLVSPAGWAFAIWGPIYLGEAAFCLGQFSVQPLQTVLPQISAPFIAANLCQSLWCASFRPSYNKGWAKYVSAAMLGGTAVALSQVHAAVPPGLAGYFVPLTMHFGWATAATLVNLNGCVAMSDVSDTFVIATGHASALAATALGVGVTLTQGSPVYGLTIAWALAACANGMKQRETKTPLQKGMMVQRTLCMAGSTLCAAVATGSFFF, from the coding sequence ATGAGCTTACAGGCTTTAAATTCGCCACCGCTTATCGCTGTGGCTGGAGCAGCGGTGCTGTCCGCAATTCCATCGCTTCAGGCGGTTGGCTTTTCTCTTGGATCTTTGCAGCTGCTCAACGCTGCCGCGTTCGCTACGAACGTCGCAGCTGTTTCTGTGCCAGGAAGGATCGATGGTCAGCAAGATGCCGAAATGCGTAAAGAAGTATTGAATCCCGCTGAACCTGGATCCGGAAATACCTCTTCGAAAGACAATGAGAGTTGTTCAACCTTTTCAGATGTTTACTCGGCGTCGCGGGGTCGCACTCTCGTTTCCCCAGCTGGGTGGGCGTTCGCAATCTGGGGCCCAATCTACCTAGGCGAAGCGGCGTTCTGTCTGGGTCAGTTTTCTGTGCAGCCATTGCAGACTGTGCTACCACAAATTTCGGCTCCGTTTATCGCTGCCAATCTCTGTCAGAGTCTGTGGTGTGCTTCTTTCAGGCCTTCGTACAACAAGGGCTGGGCCAAATACGTCAGTGCGGCTATGTTGGGAGGGACAGCCGTCGCTCTTTCCCAAGTTCATGCTGCCGTGCCTCCCGGACTTGCTGGCTATTTTGTTCCATTGACAATGCACTTCGGCTGGGCAACCGCTGCAACATTGGTTAACCTGAACGGTTGCGTAGCAATGTCTGACGTTTCCGATACTTTCGTGATCGCGACGGGTCATGCGTCAGCCCTGGCAGCAACAGCGTTGGGTGTGGGTGTCACATTGACGCAAGGATCACCTGTCTACGGTTTGACAATCGCCTGGGCGTTAGCGGCTTGTGCGAACGGAATGAAACAGCGTGAGACAAAGACCCCTCTGCAAAAGGGTATGATGGTTCAGCGGACTTTGTGCATGGCAGGATCTACCCTATGTGCTGCTGTTGCCACTGGCTCCTTCTTTTTCTAG